In one Saprospiraceae bacterium genomic region, the following are encoded:
- a CDS encoding YihY/virulence factor BrkB family protein, whose product MKTQRNKFSIQLLNLPWVQTLKHWMQEHSFPGFRGVPIYKVLHFLYQESQRNDLNMRASAMTYHFFLALFPSLIFLFTLTAYLPKNLDFYSALEHALQSILPPGAKDYVIHDIIENIRPKAKSSFLSIGFVLAVYFGSEGILAMMRGFDKTYKLSFRKRNWIEKQFTAIGLTFALGILLIVSVVSIIVGEKVLIGVLNYIELSGFTKIAISSLKFLVTILLFYSVISLVYRYGPSIEKPIKGISPGALFATLSVIVTSILFGMFINAFGTYHKVYGAISALIITLVWLRLNTLLLILGFELNAAIVVNRDLMLESQMNKRLLKEEDD is encoded by the coding sequence TTGAAAACCCAACGAAATAAATTTAGCATTCAGCTTTTGAATTTGCCTTGGGTCCAAACTTTAAAACACTGGATGCAGGAACATTCCTTTCCGGGTTTTCGAGGAGTTCCCATTTACAAAGTGTTGCATTTTTTATATCAGGAATCGCAAAGAAACGATCTGAATATGCGTGCAAGTGCCATGACCTATCATTTTTTTCTGGCCCTCTTCCCTTCACTTATTTTCTTATTTACCTTGACGGCTTATTTGCCCAAAAATCTTGATTTTTATTCCGCACTAGAACATGCTTTACAATCCATACTCCCGCCGGGAGCGAAAGATTATGTGATCCACGACATTATTGAAAACATAAGACCCAAAGCTAAAAGTAGTTTTTTATCTATTGGATTTGTGCTAGCCGTTTATTTTGGTTCTGAAGGAATTCTGGCGATGATGCGGGGATTTGATAAAACTTACAAACTGAGTTTCAGAAAGCGTAACTGGATCGAAAAACAATTTACAGCCATCGGGCTCACCTTTGCATTGGGCATTCTCTTGATTGTATCGGTCGTGTCGATTATTGTAGGAGAGAAAGTGCTTATAGGCGTTTTGAATTATATAGAATTATCCGGGTTTACTAAAATAGCCATCAGCAGTTTAAAATTTTTAGTAACCATTTTATTATTTTATTCAGTGATCTCCCTTGTTTATCGTTATGGTCCCTCAATTGAAAAACCCATCAAAGGAATTTCTCCGGGAGCTTTGTTTGCAACGCTATCGGTGATTGTAACATCCATTCTCTTTGGTATGTTTATCAATGCCTTTGGCACTTATCATAAAGTTTACGGAGCCATTAGTGCCCTCATCATTACCCTGGTCTGGCTTCGGTTAAACACTTTATTACTGATCCTCGGTTTCGAATTGAATGCTGCTATTGTGGTCAACAGGGATTTGATGTTGGAAAGTCAAATGAATAAGAGGTTGTTGAAGGAGGAAGATGATTGA